The stretch of DNA GCTTGTGCTCACGACGACGGGCAGGAGGTCCGGGCTTCCCCGCAAGACGCCGCTGCAGTATGAGGAGATCGATGGCGTGTTGTATGTGGGCTCTGCCCGAGGAACCCAGGCGGATTGGTACCGCAACCTGCTAGCCAACCCCCACGTGCAGGTGCAGATCGGCAAGGAAGTCTACGCCGCCCACGCCGATCCCCTGCGTACAACGCCGGAGGCGCTCGACTTCCTGCGCGAGCGGCTTCGCAGGCATCCGCTGATGATCCGGTCGATGCTCCTCTTGCACGGCATGTCACCTTGGGGAGGGGAGAAAACCCTTGCCCGGTTGGCCGAAAAAGTGGCGGTCGTCGCCCTGCA from Anaerolineales bacterium encodes:
- a CDS encoding nitroreductase family deazaflavin-dependent oxidoreductase — protein: MIWRLIRRNNPRALLRFESGLGIGLVLVLTTTGRRSGLPRKTPLQYEEIDGVLYVGSARGTQADWYRNLLANPHVQVQIGKEVYAAHADPLRTTPEALDFLRERLRRHPLMIRSMLLLHGMSPWGGEKTLARLAEKVAVVALHDCRRVEGCSA